Proteins from a single region of Kluyveromyces lactis strain NRRL Y-1140 chromosome C complete sequence:
- a CDS encoding SDR family oxidoreductase (weakly similar to uniprot|Q55924 Synechocystis sp slr0317 Slr0317 protein) has protein sequence MSSISNASKKAILVVGATSTIGSGVAKSLSKLGASTTVLVRSEEKGKSFKEEGINVAVGDLAKPETLGKAFKGIDTAFILTPPSELAPGLFSNALWAAKQAGVKHIVRISAVKAAHDAPTINSRSHALSDSELITSGIKYTIIKPHFFMQNLLMATESVKSEGKIYLPFGEGALGMIDSRDIVDFSVKTITDAGHDNKVYTITGPESINLKQVAASLSKVINKPVEYVAVALDTAIEQMKQSGVDQYTLNLLHDYFEQYSQNWGNFVTSDSGDCVSVDFFNFRKGKEGFRWKSEREEEGRRGRKKREREGGRRGRERDRRAIDINSRVAVYIE, from the coding sequence ATgtcatcaatttcaaacGCATCCAAAAAGGCCATTTTAGTTGTCGGTGCTACCAGTACCATTGGTTCCGGTGTCGCCAAGAGCTTGAGCAAACTTGGAGCCAGCACTACTGTCCTTGTGCGAAGTGAAGAAAAGGGTAAGAGTTTCAAGGAGGAAGGTATTAATGTCGCTGTTGGTGACTTAGCCAAACCAGAAACTTTGGGTAAGGCTTTCAAGGGCATTGACACCGCTTTCATCTTGACTCCTCCTAGCGAGTTGGCTCCAGGTCTTTTCTCTAACGCTCTATGGGCTGCAAAGCAGGCCGGCGTAAAGCATATTGTCAGAATTTCAGCTGTTAAGGCTGCTCACGATGCTCCAACCATCAACAGTAGATCCCATGCTCTATCTGACAGTGAACTTATTACTTCTGGTATCAAGTACACCATCATCAAGCCACATTTCTTCATGCAGAACTTGTTGATGGCAACTGAATCCGTCAAGAGCGAAGGTAAAATCTACTTGCCTTTCGGTGAAGGTGCTTTGGGTATGATTGATAGCCGTGACATCGTCGACTTTTCGGTCAAGACTATTACTGATGCAGGTCACGATAACAAAGTATACACCATTACCGGTCCTGAATCCATCAACCTAAAGCAAGTCGCTGCTTCATTGAGTAAGGTAATCAACAAGCCTGTCGAATATGTCGCTGTCGCACTTGACACTGCAATTGAACAAATGAAGCAATCTGGCGTGGATCAATATACGTTAAACCTCTTGCACGATTATTTCGAACAATACAGCCAAAACTGGGGTAATTTTGTTACCAGTGATTCTGGAGACTGCGTTTCAGTagattttttcaactttagaaaaggaaaagaaggtttcaGATGGAAAAGTGAAAGGGAGGAggaaggaagaagagggaggaagaagagggagagagaggGAGGAAGGagagggagagagaggGATAGACGAGCAATTGATATAAACAGTAGAGTAGCAGTATACATTGAATAG